From the genome of Paracidovorax avenae:
CCTGGACGCGCTCGCCCGCATCGCGGTGCCTCTGCCCCTGCCCGTGCGCGTGCTGGAACTGGTGGCGCGCGAGAAGTCCTGCGAATACCCGGGCAGCGCCTGCCACGGCGACGCCTGCCCGCTCGCGCGCGGCTTCTACGACCGGCTGCCGGCCGCGCGGGCCGATGCGCTGCGCCCGCCGGAGGGCGGGGCGCCGGCACCGCTGGACCAGGCCCGCGTGCGCGATGCCGCCCTGCGCCACGGGGTGTGTCCCTACTACCTGGGCCAGGAGCTGGCGCGCTGGGCCGACGTGGTGGTGGGTGATTACCACTACTACTTCGACATGGGCGGCCTGCTGCACGGCCTGGCGCAGGCCAGCCAGTGGCGCGTGGCCCTGCTGGTGGACGAAGCGCACAACCTGGTGGAGCGCGGCCGGCGCATGTACAGCGCGGAACTGCTGCCGGATTCGCTCTTCCAGGCCCGCCGCTCGGCCATCGCCGCCACCGTGCCGGCCGTGAAGAAAGCCCTGGACCGCGTGCGGCGCTGCTGGGTGGCGCTCGACAGGGAGCAGCCGGCCGACTACGCCGTGCTGGAGGCCTTCCCCGGCAAGCTGCTCGCGGCGCTGCAGCAGTGCTCGGTCACGCTGGGCGAGCACTTCGCCGAGCATCCGGAGCAGATGGACGCCGCGCTGCAGGCCTTCCATCTGGAAGTGCTGCAGCTGCTGCGCATGGCCGAACTGCTGGATGCGCATTCCATCGTGGACGTGAGCCGTCCTGCGCAGGGCGCCGCCGGCAGTTCCGTGGTCTGCGTGCGCAACCTGGTGCCCGCGCCTTTCCTGGGGCCGCGCCTGCAGGCCGCGCAGTCGGGCACGCTGTTTTCCGCCACGCTGCAGCCCATGGACTACTACGCCGACCTGCTGGGCCTGCCGCAGGACCATGCCCGCACCGACGTGGCCTCGCCCTTCCAGGCGGCACAGCTGCAGGTGCACATCGCGCGCCACATCTCCACGCGCTATGCCCATCGCGCAGCCTCGGTGCAGCCCATCGCCGACCTCATGGCGCGGCAGTTCGCGGGCCGGCCCGGCAACTACCTGGCCTTTTTCAGCAGCTACGACTACCTGCAGCAGGTGGCGGAGGTGTTCGCGCAGCGCCATCCCGGCGTGCCGCACTGGTGCCAGTCGCGCCGCATGCAGGAGGCCGGGCAGCGCGCGTTCCTGGAGCGTTTCACCGACGATGGCCAGGGCATCGGCTTCGCGGTGCTGGGCGGCGCCTTCGCCGAGGGCATCGACCTGCCCGGCCGCCGGCTGATCGGGGCCTTCCTCTCCACGCTGGGGCTGCCGCAGGTGAACCCGGTGAACGAGCAGGTGCGCGAGCGCATGGACCAGCTCTTCGGAGCGGGCTACGACTACACCTACCTCTACCCGGGCCTGCAGAAGGTCGTGCAGGCCGCGGGCCGGGTGATCCGCACGCCCGAGGACGAGGGCGTGGTGCACCTCATCGATGACCGCTTCGGGCGCGCGCAGGTGCGGCGGCTGCTGCCTGCGTGGTGGCGTGTCTGAGCCGGACGGCAGGCAGAGCCGGTGGTTACACTGAATTGACATACGCTCCGTATGCCAATTAGCATACGTGCCGTATGTCAACCAGGACACCCATCCAGCAGCGCCGCACACGGGCGGAAATGATCGAGGCCACCCGCGCCCGGCTCCTGGCCGCGGCGCGCGGTGCGTTTGCGGCCCAGGGCTATGCGCAGACGTCGATGGACGATTTCACGGGCGAGGCCGGCCTGACGCGCGGGGCGCTCTACCACCACTTCGGCAGCAAGGAGGGCCTGCTGGCCGCGGTCATCGAGCAGATCGAAGCCGAGGTCGGCGAGCGCCTGCGTGCCGTCTCCGGGGCGGCGCCCACGCCGTGGGAGGGGCTCCGGCGCCGCTGCCGTACCTACCTGGAACTGGCGCTGGAGCCCGAGATCCGCCGCATCGTCCTGCAGGATGCCCGGGCCGTTTTCGGCGACGTACCCCAGGCCGCGCAGTCGGCCGGCGTCGCCGCGCTCGAATCCGCGCTGCAGGGCCTGATCGACCAGGGCACGGTGGCCCCGCTGCATGCCGGCGCCATGGCCCGCATGCTCTACGGCGTGGTCACCGAAGCCTCGTTCTGGATCGCCGAGCCGGACGGGGACCAGTCCCAGCGTCTCGCGCAGGCCCTGGATGGCCTGGACCGGCTGCTGGACGGCCTTCTTGCCCACCCCTGACCTCTTCTTCGCCCACCCAGGAACACCCCATGCAGTGGACCAGCACCGCGACCCGTTTCGGGGCGCTCGCCAAATTCTTTCACTGGACGAGTGCCGCCGCATTCATCGGCGCCTACGCCGTCGTCTATTACGTCATCTGGTTCATGGACGACACCTCGGACGCATCCCTGCCCGTGCTCAACATCCACTGGGTGCTGGGCCTGATCGTGGGCTTCCTGGTGCTGCCGCGGCTGATCTGGCGGCTGCTGGACGTGCAGCCCGAGGATCCGCCCGGCACGCCCCTGGAGCATGCCCTGGCCCATGCCGCGCACTGGGGCCTCTACGGCCTGCTGGTCGCCATGCCGCTCACGGGCTATATCGGCACCGGGGCGCCCACGGATTTCGGGCTGTTCACCGTGACGGGATTCAACGACACCGCGCTCTTCGCCTGGATCAGCCGTACCTTCCAGGTGGGCTGGGAGGCGTTCGAGGCGCCGGTCGATGCCGTCCACCACTTCCTGGGCCAGTTCGTGGCCTGGGCCGTCGTGCTGCTGCACGTGGGGGCGGCGCTCTTCCACCACCGTGTGCGGCGCGACGACGTGCTCACCCGCATGCTGCCGGGACGGCGCTAGGGCGTTACGCTTACGCATTGCTGACAAATCAAGTGACCGAGCGTCACCCAGGGTGAATGGATTACAAATATTCACGTTTCCTCCCGGGTTCGGTATAACCGCGTGAACTTTCTGTGGAGGAGAGCGCTTTGGTTTTCAAGCAATGGGCAGCGGCCGCGCTGCTGGCGTGCACCGCGGGTGCCCACGCCTACGAGCCCCAGGCCGGCACCTGGGTCGTGTCGTCGGAGGTGGACGGCAAACCGGGCCGGGGCCTGTCGGTGGATGTCCAGAACGGCACGCTCGCCCTGCAGATGTATGCCTACGAGAACAGCGGCCAGCCCACGTTCTACCTCGCCGTGGGCTCCGTGGCGGACAACAGGGTCACGGCACGGCTGAACCGCTACACCGGCGGCCGCTATTTCGGCAGCCCGGCGCAGTCGGGCACCGAGGCCGGCAGCCCCGGCAACGTGACCATCCGCTTCACCAGCGGGACGACCGGTTTCATCACCTTCCCGAACGAGCCGGAAAAGCCCATCTCCCGTTTCAACTTCGGCTATCCGCAGAAGCCTTCCAGCCTGGCGGGCATCTGGACCTTCACCTCGGTAGGTTCCGAAGGGACCCGGGCCGATGCCGCTTTGCTGGACACGCCGCTTTCGGGCACCAGCAATGGCAATGGCCTGCTGGCAAGCAGCGACGGCCTGTTCGGCTGCGAGCACCAGGTGTCCGGCACCCTGGCAGGCAGCGTGCTGTGCGTGCGCGTCAACAGCAGCGGCACGCTGCAGCGCGTCTACGTGATGAACTACAGCATCCATGACGGCGAGGGCTACTCGCA
Proteins encoded in this window:
- a CDS encoding cytochrome b gives rise to the protein MQWTSTATRFGALAKFFHWTSAAAFIGAYAVVYYVIWFMDDTSDASLPVLNIHWVLGLIVGFLVLPRLIWRLLDVQPEDPPGTPLEHALAHAAHWGLYGLLVAMPLTGYIGTGAPTDFGLFTVTGFNDTALFAWISRTFQVGWEAFEAPVDAVHHFLGQFVAWAVVLLHVGAALFHHRVRRDDVLTRMLPGRR
- a CDS encoding TetR/AcrR family transcriptional regulator, translated to MIEATRARLLAAARGAFAAQGYAQTSMDDFTGEAGLTRGALYHHFGSKEGLLAAVIEQIEAEVGERLRAVSGAAPTPWEGLRRRCRTYLELALEPEIRRIVLQDARAVFGDVPQAAQSAGVAALESALQGLIDQGTVAPLHAGAMARMLYGVVTEASFWIAEPDGDQSQRLAQALDGLDRLLDGLLAHP
- a CDS encoding ATP-dependent DNA helicase, which produces MQTATQPATEPADPGAPGAESAQPWSYTIAVRELCEFTAKQGDLDLRFTPAPTAREGMAGHAAVAARRAAEAPGYEAEVPLEGVCGLLRVRGRADGFDAAAGRVDEVKTFKGRLDRQPAAHRALHWAQARVYGWLLCTSRGLPGLTVSLVYLDVGTQKETVLSEDWTAPALQAHFEALCGRFVDWAAQEVAHRAARDAALRRLAFPFAGGFRAGQRPLAEAVYRTAVAGRCLLAQAPTGIGKTVGTLFPLLKAAPGAGIDKVFFLAAKTSGRQVALDALARIAVPLPLPVRVLELVAREKSCEYPGSACHGDACPLARGFYDRLPAARADALRPPEGGAPAPLDQARVRDAALRHGVCPYYLGQELARWADVVVGDYHYYFDMGGLLHGLAQASQWRVALLVDEAHNLVERGRRMYSAELLPDSLFQARRSAIAATVPAVKKALDRVRRCWVALDREQPADYAVLEAFPGKLLAALQQCSVTLGEHFAEHPEQMDAALQAFHLEVLQLLRMAELLDAHSIVDVSRPAQGAAGSSVVCVRNLVPAPFLGPRLQAAQSGTLFSATLQPMDYYADLLGLPQDHARTDVASPFQAAQLQVHIARHISTRYAHRAASVQPIADLMARQFAGRPGNYLAFFSSYDYLQQVAEVFAQRHPGVPHWCQSRRMQEAGQRAFLERFTDDGQGIGFAVLGGAFAEGIDLPGRRLIGAFLSTLGLPQVNPVNEQVRERMDQLFGAGYDYTYLYPGLQKVVQAAGRVIRTPEDEGVVHLIDDRFGRAQVRRLLPAWWRV